One Purpureocillium takamizusanense chromosome 1, complete sequence genomic window carries:
- a CDS encoding uncharacterized protein (COG:S~EggNog:ENOG503P0F7), whose translation MASAQGPALAVADASPRVHGVEDGSRRSTDLDASSDGPFTDAIPHDDAPPPNPPFIFPARMPSPSQVPTINAREYGRRPMSAIEPQNVPADSPSKFDERQRRSVALPAFSFNPGASLPPNPESFTLLSPPVTPSSSKPLASPSRPLGHGHRRGGSEFVGGSIRDGNSIAVMSTSPTRSESGFASPGLAPPPRRGHRRGVSGAISTNDLPILAPLPDFAMPRSGSAPNSPTAFNLREGVTIPFHEQPPKLPEPADALEDMRPVTVDQGPVLPLTPVTPASDVESCGHRRSVRNRVGFSDKLEYIPRPLSLVSNETSSTATARPGHSVSGSISSIVSAASPIERDSPAPLSRSPTRDLADSRPSTAGAILEHTADLHVGTKQNSSPRRRNSTPTLLNIAEAQIQTEGPPHPGNMVKTPKRWSFFGLESPFAHTVGPPKRRPSSSSSSESVSRAVSGASSSDHEESDCTETGRNTAVVCQPTKKKSKKKRVKGWAGSILPLKPKAHKKRNKMSDVRPPTPPASVGPFEDEDDEAENVHALGPELPTPQVTITNSPEIAEPASVDKRPLSKDDASHPMIDLDAALGPFNTPLPHNSEWEAAQRAAGNTGKRRLHSAQGMKGFSGPGMHYHRRAESAPDLPPFDPGRSGINRFGSNSTMADVFEEDEEDDDEPDAADRRRSAFGRLAAADSTDSDTDDGDATPPATVVPSTQRGSIVPDIHSSSDEAHGTRQVDVDGNEFENVAAHSVRTECSKTSLQDDVIAEEPPSIIYRSLNPMQGGADSAVSSPRRLSGTKDLAPVEVGTSLQGGAANMPISPYSTSHASSSHPSPRSPMSMDAQRISTAPSSVTDENSFQSLLMGEPGPEVRISMDYDIPSLTSSNSTMTRDSAFSPNPRLSQPSFREQRPVSVSSAAFGRRRSSLVSLSRLISSSHGERSKLSMEVTLDNEAESKPSRSKSSKTKQRLGRMMQFWKPNKDGAPS comes from the coding sequence ATGGCAAGTGCGCAAGGTCCCGCCTTGGCCGTTGCTGATGCCTCGCCGCGCGTCCATGGCGTGGAGGATGGCTCCCGCCGCTCGACAGATCTTGATGCGTCTTCTGACGGTCCGTTCACGGACGCAATAccgcacgacgacgctcctcctccgaATCCACCATTCATCTTTCCGGCCCGAATGCCCTCGCCTTCTCAGGTGCCAACAATCAACGCTCGAGAATACGGACGGCGACCGATGTCTGCCATTGAGCCTCAGAATGTTCCTGCCGACTCGCCGTCAAAATTTGATGAAAGACAACGCAGGAGTGTTGCCCTTCCTGCGTTCAGTTTCAATCCCGGGGCGTCGCTGCCTCCGAATCCCGAGTCGTTCACGCTCCTCAGTCCTCCTGTCACTCCGAGCTCCTCAAAACCGCTGGCGTCCCCATCGCGACCCCTCGGGCATGGACACCGTAGGGGTGGCAGTGAATTTGTGGGCGGCAGCATTCGAGACGGCAACTCTATTGCCGTGATGAGCACCAGTCCGACCAGGTCGGAGAGTGGGTTCGCGTCTCCTGGGCTtgcaccaccgccccggcGTGGCCATCGTCGTGGCGTATCCGGCGCCATTTCAACCAACGATCTGCCTATTCTCGCACCATTACCGGATTTTGCCATGCCCCGAAGCGGCAGCGCTCCAAACAGTCCGACTGCCTTTAACCTGAGGGAGGGCGTCACGATCCCGTTTCACGAACAGCCACCGAAGTTGCCCGAACCTGCCGACGCATTGGAAGATATGCGCCCGGTCACTGTCGACCAAGGGCCAGTCTTGCCACTAACGCCCGTCACCCCAGCGTCCGACGTCGAAAGTTGCGGACACAGAAGATCCGTTAGAAACCGTGTTGGGTTCTCCGATAAGCTCGAGTACATACCAAGGCCGCTGTCTCTGGTATCGAACGAGACATCCAGCACTGCCACGGCGCGTCCAGGACATTCGGTCTCCGGCAGTATATCCTCGATCGTGTCAGCTGCGTCCCCCATAGAACGTGATAGCCCAGCACCTCTATCTAGGAGTCCAACACGCGATCTGGCCGACTCGAGACCGAGCACAGCAGGCGCTATCCTAGAGCACACGGCTGACCTACACGTTGGTACCAAGCAAAATAGCTCTCCAAGGCGGCGCAACTCTACCCCTACCCTGCTCAACATTGCCGAAGCCCAGATTCAGACTGAGGGACCTCCACATCCAGGGAATATGGTCAAGACTCCCAAGCGATGGTCTTTCTTTGGCCTCGAATCTCCTTTCGCGCACACCGTGGGTCCGCCAAAACGCCGCCCATCGAGCTCCAGCTCTTCAGAGTCCGTGTCGAGAGCCGTTTCTGGAGCCTCGTCTTCCGACCATGAAGAATCTGACTGCACCGAGACGGGTAGGAACACCGCGGTCGTGTGCCAACCTACCAAGAAGAAaagcaagaagaagagggttAAGGGTTGGGCTGGCTCAATCTTGCCACTTAAACCCAAAGCGCATAAGAAACGGAACAAGATGAGCGACGTGCGACCCCCAACCCCCCCTGCGTCGGTTGGCCCctttgaggacgaggacgacgaggccgagaatGTGCATGCTTTAGGCCCCGAGTTGCCCACTCCTCAGGTTACGATCACGAATTCGCCCGAGATCGCTGAACCCGCCTCTGTGGACAAGCGGCCGTTATCAAAGGACGACGCATCGCATCCAATGATTGATCTCGATGCTGCCCTGGGACCGTTCAACACACCTCTGCCACACAATTCGGAGTGGGAGGCTGCACAGCGCGCTGCGGGCAATACGGGCAAGAGGCGATTGCACAGCGCTCAGGGTATGAAAGGCTTCAGCGGCCCGGGTATGCACTATCACCGCCGAGCGGAGTCTGCCCCTGATCTGCCTCCCTTCGATCCGGGTCGCTCCGGCATCAACCGTTTTGGCAGCAATtcgaccatggccgacgttttcgaggaggatgaggaggacgatgatgaacCAGACGCCGCGGACAGACGGCGGAGTGCCTTTGGAAGACTGGCCGCCGCAGACTCCACTGATTCCGACaccgatgacggcgacgcgacaCCGCCTGCTACTGTTGTGCCGTCTACTCAACGCGGAAGCATTGTTCCGGACATCCACTCATCCAGTGACGAGGCGCATGGAACCAGAcaggtcgacgtcgacggcaacgagTTCGAGAATGTTGCTGCCCACTCCGTTCGCACCGAGTGCTCCAAAACCTCCCTGCAGGACGATGTGATCGCGGAAGAGCCCCCTTCTATTATCTATCGAAGTCTCAACCCGATGCAGGGCGGTGCAGACTCCGCCGTCTCGTCACCCAGGAGGCTGTCTGGCACGAAGGACCTCGCGCCTGTTGAGGTGGGCACATCGCTCCAAGGAGGTGCGGCAAACATGCCCATCAGCCCGTACTCGACAAGCCACGCATCGTCGTCTCACCCCTCGCCACGATCCCCAATGTCCATGGATGCCCAGCGCATatcgacggcgccatcatccgTCACTGACGAGAATAGCTTCCAATCACTACTCATGGGCGAGCCAGGCCCAGAGGTTCGGATCTCAATGGATTACGATATTCCGTCTCTGACGTCCAGTAATTCGACAATGACAAGGGACAGCGCGTTTTCTCCAAACCCACGCTTGTCACAGCCGAGTTTTCGCGAGCAACGACCCGTTTCTGTGTCATCGGCGGCATTTGGCCGTAGACGCTCCAGCCTCGTCAGCCTGAGCCGGCTTATCAGCAGCTCCCACGGTGAAAGAAGCAAGCTGTCTATGGAAGTCACGCTGGACAATGAGGCGGAAAGCAAGCCATCTCGATCCAAGAGCAGCAAGACGAAGCAACGACTCGGGCGAATGATGCAATTTTGGAAGCCCAACAAGGACGGTGCGCCGTCATGA
- a CDS encoding uncharacterized protein (EggNog:ENOG503P52C~TransMembrane:1 (i268-289o)), which yields MANFNGPLDLPAFTSPPREGRHRVKRSVTESTSPGGLRRRPHDHARHGIHHHQHQHHHRHFRHDRDEFIVSGVNPPHLTRHSADMARPEAMVPTLSPDQSRRASFLVSGDDDTRVETKESRAARLRLEKQKAALRAENLRRSLAELNGFSTNMTKRLDDTYYAVLEKMSTLQTTVTALKDLAESSREICDGFDKDSRELADDIVGQLVAVGQFDEQQTRIVGLQNRISDGRARVQTLTSRVDAVRERIESWERADKAWQERTRKRLKIIWSVTSIVGILIIALALGVHYSSVRLNSADQGELRDTAAPEWLSESNYTRQSSESGGSGGRALFWKTPLHDGERLRAFDEL from the exons ATGGCGAACTTTAATGGGCCGCTTGACTTGCCCGCGTTTacctctcctcctcgtgaGGGGCGGCACCGGGTCAAGAGGTCCGTAACTGAGTCCACATCGCCGGGCggccttcgtcgtcgtccccatGACCACGCTCGCCACGGtattcaccaccaccaacaccagcatcaccaccgccactTTCGCCACGACCGCGATGAATTCATTGTATCGGGTGTCAACCCGCCGCATCTGACACGACACTCCGCAGATATGGCCCGCCCAGAGGCCATGGTCCCGACCTTGAGCCCGGACCAGAGTAGGAGGGCTAGCTTCTTAGTTTCTGGGGATGACGATACTCGGGTCGAAACCAAGGagagcagggcggcgagactGCGGCTGGAGAAGCAGAAAGCCGCGCTTCGGGCCGA AAACCTGAGGAGGTCCCTCGCAGAGCTCAATGGATTCTCAACAAACATGACGAAGCGACTCGACGACACGTACTACGCAGTGCTAGAGAAGATGAGCACGTTACAGACTACGGTCACTGCCCTGAAGGACTTGGCGGAGTCGTCGCGCGAGATCTGCGATGGGTTCGACAAGGACTCGCGCGAGCTCGCGGACGACATTGTTGGGCAGCTTGTCGCTGTCGGGCAATtcgacgagcagcagacGAGGATAGTGGGACTGCAGAATCGGATAAGTGACGGACGCGCCAGGGTGCAGACCCTCACTAGTCGAGTGGACGCCGTCAGGGAGCGCATAGAGAGCTGGGAGCGTGCCGACAAGGCCTGGCAGGAGAGGACACGCAAGAGGCTCAAGATCATCTGGTCCGTGACTTCCATCGTGggcatcctcatcatcgccctcgcgctTGGCGTCCACTATTCCTCCGTTCGGCTCAACAGCGCCGATCAAGGTGAGCTCAGGGATACAGCGGCCCCTGAGTGGCTGAGCGAGTCCAACTACACTCGGCAATCGAGTGAGAGTGGAGGTTCGGGCGGGAGAGCGCTGTTTTGGAAGACGCCCTTGCATGATGGTGAGCGGCTACGAGCGTTCGATGAGCTGTGA
- a CDS encoding uncharacterized protein (EggNog:ENOG503P52C~TransMembrane:1 (i116-137o)), protein MTKRLDDTYYAVLEKMSTLQTTVTALKDLAESSREICDGFDKDSRELADDIVGQLVAVGQFDEQQTRIVGLQNRISDGRARVQTLTSRVDAVRERIESWERADKAWQERTRKRLKIIWSVTSIVGILIIALALGVHYSSVRLNSADQGELRDTAAPEWLSESNYTRQSSESGGSGGRALFWKTPLHDGERLRAFDEL, encoded by the coding sequence ATGACGAAGCGACTCGACGACACGTACTACGCAGTGCTAGAGAAGATGAGCACGTTACAGACTACGGTCACTGCCCTGAAGGACTTGGCGGAGTCGTCGCGCGAGATCTGCGATGGGTTCGACAAGGACTCGCGCGAGCTCGCGGACGACATTGTTGGGCAGCTTGTCGCTGTCGGGCAATtcgacgagcagcagacGAGGATAGTGGGACTGCAGAATCGGATAAGTGACGGACGCGCCAGGGTGCAGACCCTCACTAGTCGAGTGGACGCCGTCAGGGAGCGCATAGAGAGCTGGGAGCGTGCCGACAAGGCCTGGCAGGAGAGGACACGCAAGAGGCTCAAGATCATCTGGTCCGTGACTTCCATCGTGggcatcctcatcatcgccctcgcgctTGGCGTCCACTATTCCTCCGTTCGGCTCAACAGCGCCGATCAAGGTGAGCTCAGGGATACAGCGGCCCCTGAGTGGCTGAGCGAGTCCAACTACACTCGGCAATCGAGTGAGAGTGGAGGTTCGGGCGGGAGAGCGCTGTTTTGGAAGACGCCCTTGCATGATGGTGAGCGGCTACGAGCGTTCGATGAGCTGTGA
- the CGR1_2 gene encoding rRNA-processing protein cgr1 (EggNog:ENOG503P5D1~COG:A), with product MADDEQAPTLVSVGKPAKPPAKSLGMRKNGKQWHPPKKAFRPTAGLTTYEKRQKQRAEMAQMKAKEKELKDEKEELRQQRIQAIREKRAKKEEKERYEKMAEKMHRKRVERLKRKEKRNKLLNS from the exons atggccgacgacgagcaagctCCGACACTTGTGTCGGTTGGAAAGCCGGCTAAGCCACCGGCCAAGTCGCTTGGAATGCGCAAGAATG GAAAGCAATGGCATCCTCCCAAGAAGGCGTTTCGGCCGACTGCAGGTCTGACAACGTACGAGAAACGGCAAAAACAGCGCGCAGAGATGGCACAAATGAAAGCGAAAGAGAAGGAGTTGAAGGACGAGAAGGAAGAGCTGCGTCAA CAACGCATTCAAGCTATTCGAGAGAAGCGAGCTAAGAaggaagagaaggagagaTACGAGAAGATGGCCGAGAAGATGCACCGAAAGCGAGTCGAGCGGTTGAAGCGCAAAGAGAAGCGCAATAAGCTTCTCAATTCATGA